From the Nostoc sp. PCC 7107 genome, the window TAGGGGCTGTAGCCCGGATTTACTTAGGGAATTGGATTCCTAATCATCAACCCAGTTGGGTAAAGTTGGGACTCGCTGGGGCGAAAGAAGCTTTAGTTTGGGGTTGCAATGATATTGGTGGCACTTTAATGGAAGAACACATCACCACAATGGCGGGTGCTGTGGGTGGAACTTGTATGGAAGTGGAAAGTTTGCAAGATGCGATCGCATCTTTAAAACGACCTTATCAACAACGCGATACTCTCTATCAAAAAGTGCTGAGTAGATAATTATATTACTTTTAACTTTTGACTTTTGACTTTCCTCATGATCCCCAAGATACCAATCCAAGATAGGATGGACGGTGATTTACGTGTAGTTTCAGATAATGCTTATGAAACGCTATTGGTCGCGTCTGCTTGCCTTAGTTTTGGTTTTAGCCATTGGTTTAATTGGCTGTTCTAGTCCTGATAGTTTATCGGGAGACTATCGCCAAGACACCTTGACTGTAGTCAGTACCTTGAGAAAAGCCCTAGAAGTATCTGAAAGTTCACCAGATAGAGTAGAACTACAGGCAGATGCGCGTCAAAAAATCAACGATTTTTCTGCCCGCTATCAACGGGCTGGTGCGATTTCAGGTTTAAGTTCTTTTACAACCATGCGTACCGCCCTCAACTCTTTAGCGGGACACTACAGTTCTTACCCAAACCGTCCAGTTCCCCAAAAGCTGAAAACCCGTTTAGAACAGGAGTTCCAGCAAGTAGAGTCTGCATTAAAGCGTGGTGCTTAACTATTTCGTTATATTTTTCAAAGTCAAGAGTCCAGAGTTATTACTTTGGACTCTTGATTTATTTATTTTTACCAAGTTATATCTGAGTTTAAAATTTTATGTTTGAGAAATACCTGTGAATTTTACAGCATTGCTGAATATAAAAACCTAAAAAAATCTAGCAACAGTCATGGGGTTTTGGCAGTCTTCCAAATTAGGCTTCCAAGCCCTTGTTTTTCGACTATAACAATTGATACACACTAATACTCAATTCCTGTGAATTTGTACATCTACCTTGCAGGTATGCCTCACCGTCCCGCAAAACATTTCCCCACAAAATTATTATGGCAACGCTTGTTCGCTGTGATTTTTAGCAGTAGCCTGTTGATACCTAACTTGATCAGCCAACCAGCACAAGCGCAACTCAAACAAGATTGCCTGTTATCGACCACAGCAGCGCAAACAAAAGAAAAATTACGCTTGTTGGCACTAAAAGGCGATCGCGATGCCCAAAGCCGCTACCAGCAATTGGTACGCCAACACGCCAAGGAGTTACAAGAATGCCGCAGTCGGAATTGGCCGAAAATCCAAGCTGTTTGGTTGCGTCTATATCCCTGTGACATTCAACCAGGGTTAATTGACCAAATTATGGATCGCATGGTCAACCGTGGCTATAACCAAATTTATATAGAAACCTTTTATGATGGGCAGGTATTACTTCCAGCAGCCGATAACCCCACAGCTTGGCCTTCTGTAGTGCGTACACCTGGAACAGAAAAGATAGATTTACTCTCCATCGCCATTCAAAAAGGGCGGGAAAGGGGATTAAAGGTTTATTCTTGGATGTTTACTACCAATTTTGGCTATACCTACGCCCAACGTGCCGATCGGGAAAGAGCGATCGCCCGGAATGGCAAGGGGCAAACTAGCTTATATGTTGTAGATAACAGTTCGCAAGTATTTATTGACCCCTACAACATGCAGGCCAAGCGCGATTACTTCCAGATGGTGCAGCAAGTACTACGTCGTCGCCCAGATGGTTTGCTATTTGATTATGTGCGTTATCCCAGACAAGCCGGTACTGATTCAATTGCGACCAAAGTCACTGATTTATGGCTATTTACCCCAGCCACCCAAGAAGCTTTATTTCGTCGGGCGTTGAATTCTAAAGGGTTGGATTTAATTCGACGCTTTCTCACTAAGGGATACGTCACCGTAGCAGATATTGATCAAGTCGATAAACTTTATCCCCAAGAAGGTGAACCGATGTGGCAAGGTAGGACTCCGCCATCACAGCAAAAGTCACTTTTACCAGCCGCCGACAGACAACCAACTTTGCAAGTTGAACTCTGGCAATTGATGGTTGCCCACGCTATGCAAGGCATCTTAGATTTTGTTGCTTTAGCCAGTTATCCAGCACAGCAAGTAGGCATTCCAGCAGGAGTGGTGTTTTTCCCAGATGGCAATCAAATGGTGGGACAAGGTTATGATTCCCGCTTGCAACCTTGGGATAGATTTCCTAGTAACTTGCAGTGGCACGCTATGGCCTATGCAGTTTGTAGTGATGTTAGTTGTATTGCCGACCAAGTGCAACGGGTGATCAGTGTTGCTAAACCAGGAACAAAAATTATTCCCGCCTTAGCCGGGGCTTGGGGACAATCAACCACCACTCGCCCATCACTAGAAGCCCAAATGCAAGCATTACGCAAATTTGCGCCCCAACTAGCGGGAGTGAGTCATTTTGCGTATTCTTGGCAGTATCCTGAAAATGATCGCGATCGCAAATTCTGCCGCCTGCGTTAATCGGTTAATCGTTTTCTATCTTTGCCAGTCGTCTAATTGGGTAGCGAGGAAATAACGCACATGATCAACAAATGCTAGTCCTTGTTGTCTGGTTCCGTGTCCCATACCCGGAACCACATAATAAGCACCATCGGGGAACTTTTGAGCGCAAGCACGAGTATCTTTAATACTCACAATCGGATCGTTAGCCCCAACCAAAAAGCGCACCCGTCGGGGAAACTTAACTTGTTCGACATAGTTCATCGGGTTGCATTCCCAAGCAGATTCATCTTGGTATTTGAGATGTTTGGCTAACTGTAAAAGCTTGATCACCGGTTGCAAATCAGGCTGTACTTTTTTTAACAATGCTTCTGCTAATCCACCTAAAGGAGAAGCTGCTAAATCTGGCAAGAATCCATAGCCCCAACTTTTAGCAAATGACTGAAGATCAGCATGACCAATAGTTCCCAATAGTCTATCTCCCACACCATTGGCTGTAAAGGCGTAAGCAGATAGCAGAACTCCCATACTAACTCCGAATAGTGCCAGCTTTGTCTGACTTAGATGATAGCGATCGCCGCAAAAGTCTCCTATTCTCGCAATATCTTGAGCCGTACTCCGAAATATACGTAAAAATAGTGCCGTATCAAAGTCAATACCACTGTCAATTAATGGTTTAATTTCGTTCTGAACTACAGATGTAAATGTCCGTACTAAGCTACGTTCGCCGGCAAAAGGCGTATCGAATAAAGCTACAGCTATACCCATTTGCGTCAATGTTGGCACAATAAAAGCATTCCAGCCGAATGGCGCACACATTCCTTGCAAAGCAATTACCAACGGCGTATCTTTTGCAGGCTGATGCTGTGGTAAAAAGACAGCTACAGGAAAACCACTTAATCGTTCATCAATATCAGCTACCCCAGTGTAAGTAAAATGGTCATAGAACCAGTAGCGATGGCCAGTTACACCGTCAAAATTAATGATATCCGGCCCGTAAATTGGCATATTTAAAATATGAAGTATGAAAAAATTTATCATACTTCCTGAAAATCTACTTACTTTGTCTCCATCCAATTATCGCCTGCACGCACATCCACCAGTAACGGCACACTCAAAGACACTGCACCTTCCATCACTGATTTAATTTGCGGTTGCAATTCTGACCATTCTTGAGGCGGAACTTCAAACACTAATTCATCGTGAACTTGCAACAATAAACGTGCTTGATAATGTTTTAAAATTTCATGCAATTTCACCATTGCAATTTTAATAATATCGGCACTTGAGCCTTGAATGGGTGCATTGGCAGCAGAACGGAGTAACCCCGCATCGAAAGCACCTAAATTTTTTAATTTACTTAAGTCAATCTCTTCAGGATTGCTATTTTTTAACCTGCGTAAACTGTTATGAGTAAAATCAAAATAACGCCGACGACCGAGAATTGTTTCGACATAACCTTGTGCGATCGCTTGTTTTTTTACTCCCTCTAAATAGGCAAAAACTTGAGAATATCGTTCGTTAAATCGCTTAATAAATTCGTTAGCCACGTTTTTATCTATCCCCGTTGAGCGGGAGAAACGCAGTGAACCCATCCCATAAATTACACCAAAGTTAATCGTTTTCGCTACTCTTCTTTCATCTGCGGAAATATCATCTTTTTCAAACACTAATCGAGCCGTAACTGTGTGAATATCTTCATTTTGTTGATATGCTTGCACTAACAAGGGTTCTTGACTCAAATGTGCCAAAATTCTTAACTCAATTTGTGAGTAATCAGCAGCTACCATTAAGTAATTTTTATCTGGTAAAAATGCTTTGCGAATTTGCCGACTAAAAGCAGTTCTAATGGGGATATTTTGTAAATTTGGATTAGAAGAAGATAAGCGCCCCGTTGATGTTGCCGTTTGGTTAAAATCAGTATGTACTCTTTGAGTATCTGAACGCACCAATGCAGGTAGCGCATCTACATAAGTAGACTTTAATTTTGCTAAAGTACGATACTCAATTATCGCCTCTACAAACCCAGTATTATCAACTTCTAATAGCTTTTCTAAAGTCGCTGCATCGGTAGAATAGCCAGTTTGAATCTTGCGGGAATATTTAGTACTTAATCCTAACTTTTCAAATAATATTTGACTCAACTGTTTGGGAGAGCCTAAATTAAATTTTTCCCCAGCTATTTCCGTTGCTTGTGCTTCTAACTTGGCTAAATCTATTTCTAGTTGTTGTGATAGTTCTCCCAGATAAGCGGAATTAATGCAAACACCTGTGTATTCCATCTCTGCGAGAACTGCTTCTAATGGCTGTTCTACTTCGAGTAATAGTTGCGATAAAGCTGGAAATTTATCGAGTTCTTCGCGCAATTTCTCTACTAATTGCCATGTAGCATAAACCTGGAAACAACAATAATTTGCTACAACCGAGATATCTATGTCAGCAATGGTTTTACCTTTGGGAACTAATTCGGCATAATTTTGAATAGACAACCCTAAATAACGTAAAGCCAAATCAGTTAAATTATGGCTGGTATCAGGATTTAAAACATAACTAGCCAGCATGGTGTCAAAGACAATTCCCGCTAAGTTAATTCCTTGACAGCGAAATACTAAGCGGTCAAATTTACCATTTTGAAATGTTTTTGGATAATCAACACTTTCTAAAATTGGGCGTAGTGCTGCAAGTGCTATTTCTTTATCTAAATTTTCACCGTTTTTATGCGCTATGGGAATATAAGCTGATTCATCTGGTTGGGTTCCCCAACAACAACCAATTCCGACTAAAGCTGCATCTCGTGGTTCTAAATCGCTGGTTTCCGTATCCCACGCCACTGGTTTTGCCGGGTCAGTAAATTGTTTTAATAAATTTACAAATTCGGTAAGTTTGGCTGGATTATTGATGATTCTTGGTTGAATTTCCGCAACTGGTTGCTGTTGGAAATCGGCTGTTTCAGCAGCAGTAAAAAATGATAAATCACTATCATCTTCATCAGTGATTCTTTCTGCTGATGTTGCAGGAGTTTCTGGAACTAAACCACCAAACTTCTGTTGAATTTCGTTGATTTTCTTTAAAAAAGTACTGAATTCTAGTTTCTCTAAAATAGGCGTGAGAGTACTTGTGTCAAATCCTGTGAGTTTGCAGTTTTCTAAATCAACTTCCAGCGGAACTTCGGTGACTATTTGGGCTAAATATTGAGACTTTTTAGCATCCTCTTGACCTTCTGTAAGTTTTTTCTGAGTTGCGCCTTTAATTTCAGCGAGTGCAGCGTAAATGTTTTCCAAAGAACCATAAGTACTCAGCAACTGAACTGCGGTTTTTTCGCCTATGCCCCTTACCCCAGGAATATTATCTGATTTATCACCACACAGAGCTTTAAAATCGACAATTTGTGTAGGTAATACGCCTAATTTTTCTTTAACTTGTTCAGTACTAAATTCTGTGATGCTATTTGTAGCTCGCTTTAGCGCATCGGGACTAAAGTTTAAAACTGTAATTTCTTTGTCTGGGTCAATTAGTTGAAATAAATCGCGATCGCCTGTTAAAATTTTCACCTTGTATCCGGCAGCCGTCGCCTTTTGTGATAACGTTCCCAACACATCATCAGCTTCGTAACCAGGCGCAGTAAAAATCTTCAGGTTCAACCCAGTGAGTAACTCTTGCAGATTTTTCAAATCAGGCACAAAATCTTCTGGTGTACCTGGACGGTCGGCTTTGTAGGTATCATCAACTTCATGGCGGAAAGTTGGTAAACCCAAATCAAAGGCCACAGCCATTGCTTGTGGCTGTTGTGTCGCCATGACTTCCAACAAAGATTTGAGAAAACCAAAGCAGACACTCGTCGGTATCCCTGTTTTAGTTCGTAGTCCGCCATCTCGTCCTTTGGCGAAAGCGAAGTAAGAACGAAATGCTAAAGAATGTCCATCGACTAAGATGAACGTCGGGCGTGTTGTGCTTAGAGAAGTAGAAGTTTCAGACATAGATATAATATATGGTTAAGTAATTGGATAAATGCTTCTAAACCTCCGGCAGATGCACCAATCCCCACAATCGGAAATAATTGATTTTGATTCCCCTGATGCTGTTGGTCAGGAGTAGAAGACTGAGATTTCTTTGATCGCCTAAAGTTCATTATCTATAAACGATTATGGGGTTGTTGTATGACCGTAAATAAAATACGCTCTTGGTTGGCTTGACTTTAGCCTGCTAGAGATAGATATTATGTCGCTAATCTAGGACTTACGCACAAAGATTTTCTGGGTGTAAGGGTTTTAGATACATATACTCCTAGACCCCTTCACTCTCTTCTTTTAACGTGATTTGCCAAAATTCATCTCGGAGAATCTTCGATCCCCCCTTATCAGAGGCTACATACAGTCATAAACTGGGAGTGAGAGTTGAAAGGCAGTCGGGAGAAATTTTGTGAAAAAAGTTTTAGCAATCATTCTCGGTGGTGGCGCAGGCACCCGCCTTTACCCTTTAACCAAACTCCGGGCCAAACCAGCAGTACCCGTGGCGGGGAAGTATCGCTTAATCGATATCCCTGTCAGTAACTGTATTAACTCGGAAATTTTTAAAATCTACGTCCTGACACAATTCAACTCAGCTTCTCTGAATCGTCACATTGCCCGTACCTACAATTTTAGTGGATTCAGTGAAGGGTTTGTGGAAGTGTTAGCTGCACAGCAAACACCAGAAAACCCAAACTGGTTCCAAGGTACAGCCGATGCGGTGCGTCAGTATCTATGGATGTTGGAGGAATGGGATGTAGATGAGTATCTGATTCTTTCTGGTGATCATCTTTACCGGATGGATTACCGCCAATTTATTCAGCGCCATCGAGACACCAATGCTGATATTACCCTTTCTGTAATACCCATTGACGATCGCCGGGCTTCTGATTTTGGTTTGATGAAAATTGATCAAGCTGGTAGAGTGATTGATTTTAGTGAAAAGCCCAAAGGTGAGGCTCTAACTAAAATGCAGGTCGATACTACTGTCTTGGGTTTAAATAAAGAGCAAGCCCAACAACAACCATACATCGCCTCTATGGGGATTTATGTTTTCAAAAGAGAAGTTTTGATCAAGTTGTTGCGCGAAAAATTAGAAAGGACTGATTTTGGGAAAGAAATTATTCCTGATGCAGCCCAAGATTTCAACATTCAAGCGTATTTATTTGATGATTACTGGGAAGATATTGGGACGATTGAAGCATTTTATAATGCCAATTTAGCCTTGACCCAGCAACCGCAACCGCCTTTTAGCTTCTACGATGAAGAAGCACCGATTTACACTCGCCCGCGTTATCTACCACCAACCAAATTATTAGAGTGTCATGTCACTGAATCAATTATTGGTGAAGGCTGT encodes:
- a CDS encoding alpha/beta hydrolase codes for the protein MINFFILHILNMPIYGPDIINFDGVTGHRYWFYDHFTYTGVADIDERLSGFPVAVFLPQHQPAKDTPLVIALQGMCAPFGWNAFIVPTLTQMGIAVALFDTPFAGERSLVRTFTSVVQNEIKPLIDSGIDFDTALFLRIFRSTAQDIARIGDFCGDRYHLSQTKLALFGVSMGVLLSAYAFTANGVGDRLLGTIGHADLQSFAKSWGYGFLPDLAASPLGGLAEALLKKVQPDLQPVIKLLQLAKHLKYQDESAWECNPMNYVEQVKFPRRVRFLVGANDPIVSIKDTRACAQKFPDGAYYVVPGMGHGTRQQGLAFVDHVRYFLATQLDDWQR
- a CDS encoding family 10 glycosylhydrolase, yielding MPHRPAKHFPTKLLWQRLFAVIFSSSLLIPNLISQPAQAQLKQDCLLSTTAAQTKEKLRLLALKGDRDAQSRYQQLVRQHAKELQECRSRNWPKIQAVWLRLYPCDIQPGLIDQIMDRMVNRGYNQIYIETFYDGQVLLPAADNPTAWPSVVRTPGTEKIDLLSIAIQKGRERGLKVYSWMFTTNFGYTYAQRADRERAIARNGKGQTSLYVVDNSSQVFIDPYNMQAKRDYFQMVQQVLRRRPDGLLFDYVRYPRQAGTDSIATKVTDLWLFTPATQEALFRRALNSKGLDLIRRFLTKGYVTVADIDQVDKLYPQEGEPMWQGRTPPSQQKSLLPAADRQPTLQVELWQLMVAHAMQGILDFVALASYPAQQVGIPAGVVFFPDGNQMVGQGYDSRLQPWDRFPSNLQWHAMAYAVCSDVSCIADQVQRVISVAKPGTKIIPALAGAWGQSTTTRPSLEAQMQALRKFAPQLAGVSHFAYSWQYPENDRDRKFCRLR
- the psb27 gene encoding photosystem II protein Psb27, whose protein sequence is MKRYWSRLLALVLVLAIGLIGCSSPDSLSGDYRQDTLTVVSTLRKALEVSESSPDRVELQADARQKINDFSARYQRAGAISGLSSFTTMRTALNSLAGHYSSYPNRPVPQKLKTRLEQEFQQVESALKRGA
- a CDS encoding glucose-1-phosphate adenylyltransferase, whose protein sequence is MKKVLAIILGGGAGTRLYPLTKLRAKPAVPVAGKYRLIDIPVSNCINSEIFKIYVLTQFNSASLNRHIARTYNFSGFSEGFVEVLAAQQTPENPNWFQGTADAVRQYLWMLEEWDVDEYLILSGDHLYRMDYRQFIQRHRDTNADITLSVIPIDDRRASDFGLMKIDQAGRVIDFSEKPKGEALTKMQVDTTVLGLNKEQAQQQPYIASMGIYVFKREVLIKLLREKLERTDFGKEIIPDAAQDFNIQAYLFDDYWEDIGTIEAFYNANLALTQQPQPPFSFYDEEAPIYTRPRYLPPTKLLECHVTESIIGEGCILKNCRIQHSVLGVRSRIESGCTIEESLLMGADFYQPSVERQCSIEKNDIPVGIGTDTIIRRAIIDKNARIGHDVKIINKDNVQEADREGQGFYIRSGIVVVLKNAVIPDGTII
- the polA gene encoding DNA polymerase I, which codes for MSETSTSLSTTRPTFILVDGHSLAFRSYFAFAKGRDGGLRTKTGIPTSVCFGFLKSLLEVMATQQPQAMAVAFDLGLPTFRHEVDDTYKADRPGTPEDFVPDLKNLQELLTGLNLKIFTAPGYEADDVLGTLSQKATAAGYKVKILTGDRDLFQLIDPDKEITVLNFSPDALKRATNSITEFSTEQVKEKLGVLPTQIVDFKALCGDKSDNIPGVRGIGEKTAVQLLSTYGSLENIYAALAEIKGATQKKLTEGQEDAKKSQYLAQIVTEVPLEVDLENCKLTGFDTSTLTPILEKLEFSTFLKKINEIQQKFGGLVPETPATSAERITDEDDSDLSFFTAAETADFQQQPVAEIQPRIINNPAKLTEFVNLLKQFTDPAKPVAWDTETSDLEPRDAALVGIGCCWGTQPDESAYIPIAHKNGENLDKEIALAALRPILESVDYPKTFQNGKFDRLVFRCQGINLAGIVFDTMLASYVLNPDTSHNLTDLALRYLGLSIQNYAELVPKGKTIADIDISVVANYCCFQVYATWQLVEKLREELDKFPALSQLLLEVEQPLEAVLAEMEYTGVCINSAYLGELSQQLEIDLAKLEAQATEIAGEKFNLGSPKQLSQILFEKLGLSTKYSRKIQTGYSTDAATLEKLLEVDNTGFVEAIIEYRTLAKLKSTYVDALPALVRSDTQRVHTDFNQTATSTGRLSSSNPNLQNIPIRTAFSRQIRKAFLPDKNYLMVAADYSQIELRILAHLSQEPLLVQAYQQNEDIHTVTARLVFEKDDISADERRVAKTINFGVIYGMGSLRFSRSTGIDKNVANEFIKRFNERYSQVFAYLEGVKKQAIAQGYVETILGRRRYFDFTHNSLRRLKNSNPEEIDLSKLKNLGAFDAGLLRSAANAPIQGSSADIIKIAMVKLHEILKHYQARLLLQVHDELVFEVPPQEWSELQPQIKSVMEGAVSLSVPLLVDVRAGDNWMETK